The Mangifera indica cultivar Alphonso chromosome 12, CATAS_Mindica_2.1, whole genome shotgun sequence DNA window ttatccttgctctaaaacaataaaactatgtgtatccactttgggtacacaaatgtgtacacatttatatgtgtcatcatgtgattgaatgattttgaattaagaataaaataataatcaatcatatgatgacacatatgagtgtatatacatttgtatacccaaaataggtacacatagtattgctctaaataaaataataatttaatttagaatgatagttttggtatttaagggggTATTTgagacatttttatttaaacacttTAATATAAAGGTATTTTTGCTGATACCCCAAAATTTagggtaatttttttattgccCCTTTTATTGGGGCAATTATTTtagtttccctttttttttttccttttgaaataaaatatttatttttagttcgGTTTTCGTTTGGTCCCAAATTAACCTCATAACCTAAGAAATATCCAACAAACCCCAATagtttgaagtttgaaactCACCCCCTACAACAAAATAAGGACACTAAATTCGCCAACAGAAACAAGTTCCAAAGTTGTGTGGGCAGGGGGAAATGAACAGTTTAATATTCTTCTTGTTGTGCATTACAATCCCCGCTTTTACCGCACAAAATGAACAACACCAACAAcagcaagaagaaaatttcaatGGCCGAAATACAGTTATTGATGTGAAAGGTGGACCGGAGTCAGTGATTTGGGTGGTGCAGCTTTCTGATCTTCATTTCAGTGTGCACCACCCTGATAGAGCTTCAGATTTCAAGTCAATTGTGGGCCCGACTCTCTCCATGGTCAACCCTTCTCTTGTCTTCATTACTGGTGATCTCACAggtttgttttcattatttatttctctccATTTATGTATTTGTCACTTGAATATAGCTTGGTGTATGTTTGTTGAGTTTCAAGTTTGAATctttttgttgggttttttgAACTAGTGTTTGGAAACTGGGAAATGACATGTggatttttctgaatttcatgCATGTGTTGATaatatgtgtaaaaaaaaaaaaaacttgggaTACTTTCATGTGCCCTCTCTCtatgtatatgtatttgtttCTTGATGTTAGCTGGCTGGTGTTTATGTATTTGAAGTTATAATTTTCTTAGTGGGTTTTGTGAATTACTAGTATGTCAAAATGGGATTAAATGATATGTGGCTGTTTATGTTTAggtgaaaatatgtttttttttaaatgaattcatGTTTGATTATGTTGTATGCACATTTTTGGGTTGATTTATGTGCAAAGATGTTTCAAAAATGATTGTGGgtttttttgaattctttttgttttgctttaaaattgtttagttAGTAATTGATCAACAGAGCAAAAGTGgtcattgaaatttgaatttctccCTTATGTCTTTTTATGTATGGAGATGACAATGTTCATTGGTTCTTCTCGTGTACTCTCGGTGTTGTTCTTCTTTACCAACATATTCTTTTCTGTGCAATTCAATAAACTATTGAGCCAAAGAATTTTGAATGCTAGGAACCTCTCTCTTCTCTGCCTGTCGCttctttattcattaaaaaacttTGTTCTTCAACTATTCCTTGTATCATATGCTTTTTTGATTTCCAAGTCCATATGTATGAAAGAGCTTccaatattatttgtaatagtTGACTTACATGCTAGAATATTAAACCGTAGATGGTTGAGGGAGACTTCTTATATGGTGTAGTTGCTTAGACAAAATCCAAGAAtcatatttaatagaatttagaCACTTAGCTTTGTGTGTGATATGGAACTTCACGAATAATACAGTCTTACTCCAATATTCAACACAACACAGATGGCAAACAAGAAATCATTTATCATTATCTCTCTACGCACCCAAACAATGATTCACTCAAtagaaatgaaaacaataaaaaggaaagatATCCTGGCAATAAGATGTGTCAATCCATCCTTGGCTGAAAGCCCCTCATTGatatactaaattttttcttgCTCTTTCTATCCTTCATTCTCCCTTTTATGGTCTTTGTTTATTTCCTTAATCATTGTGTGATTGTTTTGTGGAGACTTAAGTTGTCATTGCATGTTTGTTTTGCCTAGATTTCATCTGCTTGTTGCCTTCTGGTATTTTTCCCTTGTTGTCTTTCAATATTATATCCTTAACTGATTTATTGCCTGATGATTTGTTCATGATCAAAGTCTCCAACTCTCTCTTATTAACTTCcttgtttttccttttgtatACCTGCTTGATTGGTGGCCTAATAATACCCCCCAGTGAGAgccaccttgtcctcaaggtggaaTGTTAGGAATTGTTCCTGGATAATTTGAAATTGCTCCCAAGTGCTCTCCCAAGTCAGTAAATCCTTGCAGTGGATCAAACTTCTAATAAACCATTTAAATCCCGTTGGACTTTTAATACATTTTTCATGTGATATTGTGTTTTAACTAAGTTCTCCTTGAGTTTGTCTACGATTTGATTCCTCTCCTGAAGTTGGACATTGACTTCTTCTATTTATCATGTTCTTTCTCTATACGCCAGAACAATGATTTACTCAATAGGaatgaaaacaacaaaagaaagaaagatatcCGGCAATAAGAGGTGCCAGTCTTCCCTTGGCTGAAAGCCCCTTACTGATTTACTGAATTTTCCCTTGCTTTATGCATCCTTAACTCTTCTCTATGTAGTCCttgttttggtttctttaaTCTTTGCTCGATTGTTTTGCTGAGACTTCAGCTGCCATTGCTTGTTTATTTTGCCAAGATTCCATCTGCTTGCTGTCTTCCAGTATTTTGCCCCTGCTGTCTTCTGGTATTTTACCCTTCACTGAAACATCTCCTGATAATTTGTTTGTGCTTAAAGTCTCCAATTCTTAGTTATTAACTTCCttggtttttcttttgtatACCTGCTTGATTGGTGGCCTAACATTACCATTATGTTACATCAGATCTTTTGGTTCCTTTTCGTTCAATTTCAGTAAAATGAGTCCactttgatgtaatttttttttcttattcatgcTCTTATACTCAAGTCATGAATTTGGCTACTTTACAATCATCTGAATTATCCTTTATCATGATGTAGCAACTGGACAATTCTTATTAGATAgttgtttcattattttcacAGATGGGAAAAGCAAGGACTTACTGACAATGAAGCAAAATGAACATGAGTGGGTGGAGTACCGGAATGTAATGGAGGATGTTATAACAAGGAGTCGACTTGACAAGAGTATTTTCTATGATGTTAGAGGGAATCATGATAATTTTGGTGTACCAGTAGTTGGTGGTGCCTTTGACTTCTATTCAAAGTATAGCATCAATGGACAATTGGGAAGAAAGAAGAATGTCAATAGTGTAACTATTCAGGTCAGTCACCATCATCAGTTACAGCAACTTATGGTCATGCTTTTAACTGGGGTCGTATCTACCAAGctatttttttgtcaaattcatTTCCTTTGAATTGTGAAACTTAGTCTGacattaggattattatttaaCGAGTCCAGTTGCTTATGATGCTAAATTTTCTGTGCTCCTTTTTTTTGCCATTCTTTTTAATTGCTACACTTTTTGACTTGTATcttaaaagaaaggaaaaagatttCGTGGTTGTGATTTTCTGTAAACAAGATATATTGTTGCTGCATGGACAACCCGTCTCACCTCTGTTGTCCAGATTTTTTATGAACTTTGTCTTGAGCATTCTTGCATTGAATGAACATCAACACTCCAAATGATAATTGCTACACTTTTTGATTTGTTTCTCATCTTACGTGTTTGTGCTTCATTATCCAGACAAATGATAGGAAACATCTATTTGTCGGGATTGATAGCACAATGTCTATTGGTTTACGAGGCCCAACTAATCTTTTTGGGCACCCGACTGACCAACTTTTAGCTGAATTAGACTCAGCACTATCACAATGGGATGCTCAAGATAAAGAACCCGTGACCAAGATCTCTTTTGGGCATTTCCCACTATCATTCTCAGCATCTTCATCTTCAGGGAGGAGCCTGCAAGATATATTTCTCAAGCATTCTGTGTCAGCCTATCTATGTGGACATCTTCATGAGAGATTTGGTAATAATTTGAAGCGGTACCATCAGTTGAGTAATAAGTTTCTGTCCTCACAGAAGTTTTTCCAGCTAGGTGTACACCAAACACCTTTGGGAAGTGCAAAAAATTGTACACCTGGAGCTCCACCAATTGAAGAATTTTGGGAATGGGAGATGGGTGACTGGAGGAAGAGTAGAGCCATGCGAATTTTGGCCATTGATAGAGGCCATGTTTCATATATTGATATCAACTTGGGGTCAGGATCTAAAAGAACTATTATATTGCCCACCTTTCCTCTAGATTCACGCTTCATGTCACGGTCTTCGTCGCATCAGCTGTATGAATGTGAACATATTATCCCTCCATCCTATGAGACTATCAGAGCACTGGTGTTTTCTGTTTCCCCCATTATGTCAGTCATAGCCAAAGTCTATGATTCAAGATCAGGGAATCTTGATTTGGTTTTGGAGGAACCAATGATGAATCATGTGGATAACTTCTCCAGAGGAACTCTTTACACAACACTATGGAACTACAGGGCATTTGAGGACTCATCTCCTAGTAGATTTTGGCTGCAAATAGAAGTAACTGATGTCATGGGTAGATCAACTTTGAGTGAACTAAGGCCGTTTTCCATAAATGGTCTTACTGCTAAGGTTCCATGGACATGGACTGAAATTTTTGTAATGGGTTGTCAATGGGCTGCCTTGTATTATCCAATTCTCTGGTCTGCTCTATATTTCCAATTCTTCATTCTTCTCATTCCAAAAGTGGTCCAAATTTTCTCAAAGAAGCAATACACGTACAAGAATTTTGTAGCCAAGAGAGGGTTCATAAATGGTATGGCATGGGTTCTACATGAGCTCTCCAAGATTACTGTAGTATGGCTTGgtattttgatttacttattTTACCTTATATTATTTCCCTGGTTTGTTGGGCATGTTTTCACTGAAGGTGGGGATAAGGGGTACATGACTTATATGGGCTGGGTGGTGAAAACCTTTAACAATAAGGAAAGACATGAATATATTGGAGTGCCGGATGTAATGGTGCTTGTTCTCCCTCATCTCTTTTTTGTGGTTTTTCCTACTACTTTGGCTAGTGGTGCTTTGGCTGCTGAACAAGTGATTTATAGGGAGCATGTGCGATCACATTCAGGGAAGAAAGAAGATGATCATGATCAGTACAATAAAAGAGGTCAAACTTCTAACTACAACAGCAATCGGAAATCAAAGTTCCTCCTAGAAAGGCGGTGGATTCGAAAAATTCTATTGGTGATCTGCATGGCAGTTCTTTTGAAGCATTTAATGGTACGTGTTTACTGTGTAATCATTTTTCTGCATTCTGGCTTTCAAGAGTGTGTAAATACTGAACTGCCAAGATGAGAGTTACTCCCAACGGTTCaccagaaaggaaaaaaaaccataaatataTGTCGTTACTTCTACTAAGTtgatttataataaagtttgatttcaTTGAACTTATGAACCTCTTATTTCATCTTtagttattgttttctttttacagAATTGCAGATCTCTCATCAAAGCGTATGAAATGAACCCGATAATCCACTTTCCTGTATATAGTCTCACCATTCCTCTACTGCTGGTGTATGCCATCTACATAACTGGGCAAGTTTAAGGAGTTCCACAGAAAGTATTCATCAGTCTCCATGTTGTAAAGGTAACTAGCAATGCCTCAGTCAACATTGTCAAAGATGTATAAACACGCATTTCTTATGTAGCTGGCACAAAAGCTTGCATTCATAGTCAACACGTAACCAGCAAGCATTTGGCTCACAGCGAAAATATTCGAGTACTATTTAATAAATCCATACGCCATCTGTAGTTGATATAGTCGAGGATACATAACATAGTTTTTCTGCTACAATTTGGAACACAGAAACCGTATGTTCTGTGGAAATTTATGTTGTGGAATGTATTTGTAGAAATACATCGAGTGCAATTTATTATTCTATGGAATATGACTTGTTCTACTAAGTTTGGCTCTTCATTGATGATGGGTATACGACTGTTAAGGATAGCATTAAATCACTTTTAAGGATTTTGTTGTGCAATAAGTTATCATCAATATGAGAAATCATCAGAAGTGCTTATAATGGCTAGATTATATTAAAGGAGTGTTGGcttattaatacaaaattttattgcaaATTTAAACTCCGATTGCAAGACTATTGATTCTTCTCTAATATCCATTGTCTTGTATGTCAGGCTGCCCTGATACAGCCTAAGCCCCCATTGTTTCGGCATGGTCCATAGGGGTATAATTCGCAAAATTACAAGTCGTGTTAAGATCATAGACCATGCTGTTGCATTGAGTACTTTGGGGTACAGCCTGTGGTTGgcccaataaaaaataataaaaatatataaaacagtATACCAATatgttaaacaataaaactatgtgtactcattttttatatacaatttgtgtacacagatgaggtgttatcatgtgattggatgtttctttatcatatgtgtcatcactgtgtatataaattgtgtaccaaaaatgggtacacatagcattgctcatatGTTAAAATACATAAAGTGACCCGTTTGGGTTAGCAAAGGCATAACCAAGGTTTTGCCACGCTAGTAGACTACCCTGGCTGGAAAGGCTTGTCAATTGAGAGACTTAAATAGGCCaatggactatttcccatctaaggtATGTTGCATATTCAAGTTTCctccttttaactttaaaaatatcaattacctATCTATGAgcaattaaatttaactgaacataaccccttaaaattttatctcttttttccctttaaccCCTACAAACTAACCATTTCCTcctagaccaagttttaaaaaataacattccccctctagggtttagttttcaatccccgatgcCAAATCCGGTGCCATCGCCGACGACGAAGCCTTCTCGACGCACCACCATGCTCTGatgacctctcttctctcctctggaactCTGATCGACCCAGATCTGGCGTCGTTTTTGCTTGGAAAGTTGAAGAGTTTTGTTGGGAGATGAAGCTCTTcttcttcccagatgaagatcCTAAACGGAGACGAGGTCGTCGTCTTCATCGGGAAGAAGAAGAGCTTCGTCtcccgacgaagctcttcaacttttcaGGCAAAGACGACGCCAGATCTAGGCTGATCGACGTTCCAGagggagagaagagaggtcgtcggagcatggtggtgcgtCGGGAAGGCTTCATCGTCGGCGATGGCAtcggagattgaaaactaaaccttagggggggaatgttattttttaaaacttgaaatagggaaaaatgattagtttttaggagtTAGAGGGGGAaaaaggattaaattttaatttatttttaatattatagataaaataacgattttgtctTTGAATCTGCTTTTTTAACAACCCATAGATAGGTAAATGggcttttcaaaattaacgagTGGGAATGTGCGGAAAAAGtataccttggatgggaaatagtcctttggccaactTAAATATGATATAACTCGTAAGCATGATAGACTACAGTAGATTCGATTCAATATGACCTATTATTGTGTCTGtcaatatgtatataatacagatacacatatattattatatttgtataatttatctctCGCCAGAAATCATGAAAAGTTGCTAACTAACAGATTACCCCTGAAATAACATGTGAGAGCTCTTAAACTGAAGTAAATTTCTGAAACTAACATTTGCACCCCTACTATCTCCATTGTGATTATTTGCTTAAATACGAGCAACGCGTCTGCTTAAAAAAACAGTCAGAGGCGCCATGCCCGCAACATAATATGCACAACTACAGGCTCAGAGCTTTACTCTTGGGCTCTATACGCTCGCACTCCAATCCCAACAATCGTCACTTACTTCACCACTCTCCTTCTATTCGCAGCAACAACCCCCTGTTTAACTTTTTTGTTCTGCTCCCACTCTCTGCTCCAAAACAACGCCGTGGCTTTTGCGGCTATGCTGCCGAGCAGTTCTCCGACGACGAGTACGAGTGTGACTATGAAACTCATAAGGTATTTTCTGATCCgggtccttttttttttttctgctgacagtttcttttttaaagtaagaacaagaaaaagaaaggattGTAATTAGAGTATTGAATGGGCCAATTCGCATGATTTGGAAAAGGGAGAGGCTTCACTTGTAGTGGAGGATTTAGATATGTTTTCTGAAACTTATTTTAGTTGTTAATGGTTTCTTTGTTGAGTTGTGAGATTGGAATGAGAAtaaacagaaaaacaaaattttttgtctcaTTGATATCTCGTTGAAGCCTGTTTGGGTGCTGAGAAAATGGGAGTAGCTTTTGTGTAACTAGGAGTTTGAAGTGGCGGTGCTGTCCACCTGGCTTGGCAAATTGGTGGATAAGAGGACGTTTGATTAACTTCTGTGGAGTTCAGGGAAGTTCTTGTGACTCTCGAAGGCATTCCTAAATAAGTTTACGATGGGTTTTTAACCTCAGTTGCAGATGAGGCTTGTGATAAGTTTATGAAATTTCAGGAAAGTTTTCCAGTGATTTTAGGGGAAATTTAGGTTTTGATGAATTTCAAAgcttgtttggttttgttttttgtcaAAGCTTGGGGGTTTCAGTTAGATTTTCATGGCATGTTTGGTCTTCGTACTTCTCTGGAAAATGTAAAACTCACCTAAGCTTGTCAAATAGTTCAGTTAGGCATGTAAGacatcaaatatattattaataccgCATGTGATCAATAAAAAGAGTTTTGATGTGCTTCaggagagtttttttttttttaagtaatttttctaAGGGAAGATGGGAATTTGATTGCATTAAAGTtggtttattttccttttagcTTACCGTAGTTTGGTATAAGTGACCATGGGAAAGTTGTGATCCTAATTTCTGGTTTTTGATTATAGGCATCATCAACGGTGGCCAACATTGACGAGTGGAAATGGAAACTCAGTGTGCTGTTACGTAGTGAAACTGACCAAGAGATTGTCTCCAGAGATAAAAGAGATAGAAGAGATTATGAGCAGATTTCAAATCTCGCTAAAAGGATGGGGCTCTACAGGTACATAACTGCCATTTGCCTCTTTTTCTTTTGCGTTCCTTTTCAGTATCTTACCAATTAGTGGAGATGATTTTATGGGTCCTAATAATTGAGTGATATTTTATCTTACCTTACaataggggtgttcaaaattggTTAATCGAATtagtttgacattttttttaatcgaaccaaatttttggttcaaagaaaataataaaccaAAATCTAGTTGGTTTGGAGATGAAACGGTttttaaccaaaccaaaatatttGGTTAACTGGTTTTGAACTGACTTTCAAAGGTTCaccctattttttttaaatttttttaagactttttttattcaattttttgaaaactgGTTAACTGATAATTGAACCAAGAAAATTGGTTTTGCTATATTCTTGAACCAATATCTAAAcagatttttcaaataatctttttttcagTTCGTATTTTGGTTTGGTTCGGTCATCGGGtaattttgaacacccttaTCTTACACATTGTTTGTTGCTGTGACAGTCAAATTTATGGAAAAGTAGTAGTTGCGAGCAAGGTTCCTCTTGCTAATTACCGGCCAGATTTGGATGATAAGCGGCCACAAAGGGAGGTAATATTGTCTGGAAGGTCTTCAAAGCTTTCAGTTCTATATAACAAAGGTTTTTTTTCCTGTCTGAAGAGTTGACTTTTTGATGTTTCACTTGTGTAGGTTGTGATCCCACTAAGCTTGCAGAGGAGAGTCGAG harbors:
- the LOC123193424 gene encoding putative metallophosphoesterase At3g03305; protein product: MNSLIFFLLCITIPAFTAQNEQHQQQQEENFNGRNTVIDVKGGPESVIWVVQLSDLHFSVHHPDRASDFKSIVGPTLSMVNPSLVFITGDLTDGKSKDLLTMKQNEHEWVEYRNVMEDVITRSRLDKSIFYDVRGNHDNFGVPVVGGAFDFYSKYSINGQLGRKKNVNSVTIQTNDRKHLFVGIDSTMSIGLRGPTNLFGHPTDQLLAELDSALSQWDAQDKEPVTKISFGHFPLSFSASSSSGRSLQDIFLKHSVSAYLCGHLHERFGNNLKRYHQLSNKFLSSQKFFQLGVHQTPLGSAKNCTPGAPPIEEFWEWEMGDWRKSRAMRILAIDRGHVSYIDINLGSGSKRTIILPTFPLDSRFMSRSSSHQLYECEHIIPPSYETIRALVFSVSPIMSVIAKVYDSRSGNLDLVLEEPMMNHVDNFSRGTLYTTLWNYRAFEDSSPSRFWLQIEVTDVMGRSTLSELRPFSINGLTAKVPWTWTEIFVMGCQWAALYYPILWSALYFQFFILLIPKVVQIFSKKQYTYKNFVAKRGFINGMAWVLHELSKITVVWLGILIYLFYLILFPWFVGHVFTEGGDKGYMTYMGWVVKTFNNKERHEYIGVPDVMVLVLPHLFFVVFPTTLASGALAAEQVIYREHVRSHSGKKEDDHDQYNKRGQTSNYNSNRKSKFLLERRWIRKILLVICMAVLLKHLMNCRSLIKAYEMNPIIHFPVYSLTIPLLLVYAIYITGQV